In Macrobrachium rosenbergii isolate ZJJX-2024 chromosome 48, ASM4041242v1, whole genome shotgun sequence, one DNA window encodes the following:
- the sta gene encoding small ribosomal subunit protein uS2: protein MSGGLAVMSLEENDVTRFLAALTHIGSNNVNFQMEQYIFKRRQDGVHIIHLRKTYEKILLAARSIAAIENPADVYVISSRPMGQRAVLKFARYTGATPIAGRYTPGAFTNQIQAAFREPRLLVVTDPACDHQPITEASYVNIPVIAFCNTDSPLRFVDIAIPCNNKSAHSVGLVWWMLAREVLRLRGTISRTLPWETDVMPDLFFYRDPEEQEKEEAAKAEALKAEAEQLKADAAAAENWGTDAEIPDATVPAVGTGATVPSPVAGAAPGAAPAAAAPAGPVDDWGQAGDDWAATPAAGTGDDWGGAPDGTSW from the exons ATGTCGGGTGGACTAGCTGTTATGAGCCTTGAAGAAAATGATGTAACAAGGTTTCTTGCTGCATTAACACACATTGGCTCCAACAATGTCAACTTCCAAATGGAACAGTACATCTTCAAGAGGCGTCAAGATG GTGTACACATTATTCATCTGAGGAAAACCTATGAGAAGATTCTGCTTGCTGCTCGTAGTATTGCAGCCATTGAAAACCCAGCTGATGTTTATGTCATTTCATCACGTCCTATGGGTCAGCGTGCTGTGTTGAAATTCGCACGCTACACCGGAGCTACTCCCATTGCTGGACGTTACACTCCTGGTGCATTCACCAATCAGATTCAG gCTGCTTTCCGTGAACCACGTCTTCTGGTTGTAACTGACCCTGCCTGTGATCACCAGCCAATCACAGAGGCCTCTTATGTTAATATTCCAGTCATTGCCTTCTGCAATACTGACTCTCCTCTGCGATTTGTGGACATTGCCATCCCATGCAACAACAAG AGTGCTCACTCTGTTGGCCTTGTATGGTGGATGCTGGCCCGTGAAGTACTTCGCCTGCGTGGTACCATTTCCCGTACATTGCCTTGGGAAACTGATGTTATGCCTGATCTCTTCTTCTACAG GGATCCTGAAgaacaagaaaaggaagaggcTGCTAAAGCTGAGGCCCTCAAGGCTGAGGCTGAACAGCTGAAGGCTGATGCAGCTGCTGCCGAGAACTGGGGAACTGATGCTGAGATACCTGATGCTACTGTTCCTGCTGTAGGCACAGGAGCTACTGTTCCATCCCCTGTGGCTGGAGCTGCTCCCGGCGCTGCACCTGCTGCTGCCGCCCCTGCAGGACCTGTTGATGACTGGGGTCAGGCT GGTGATGATTGGGCTGCCACACCTGCTGCCGGAACTGGTGATGACTGGGGAGGTGCCCCTGATGGTACCTCTTGGTAA